Genomic segment of Oryza sativa Japonica Group plastid, complete genome:
GCTAAAGGATTTTCTCTTTTTTCCATTCATCATTATTCTATTTATTCTGACCTCCATACTTCGATCGAGATATTGGACATCGAATGCCACTCTTTAAAATGGAAAAAAAGGAGTAATCAGCTGTGACACGAAAAAAAACGAATCCTTTTGTAGCTCATCATTTATTGGCAAAAATAGAAAAGGTCAATATGAAGGAGGAGAAAGAAACAATAGTAACGTGGTCCCGGGCATCTAGCATTCTACCCGCAATGGTTGGCCATACAATCGCGATTCATAATGGAAAGGAACATATACCTATTTACATAACAAATCCTATGGTAGGTCGCAAATTGGGGGAATTCGTACCAACTCGGCATTTC
This window contains:
- the rps19 gene encoding ribosomal protein S19; translation: MTRKKTNPFVAHHLLAKIEKVNMKEEKETIVTWSRASSILPAMVGHTIAIHNGKEHIPIYITNPMVGRKLGEFVPTRHFTSYESARKDTKSRR